The genome window GTCTTCTCGAAGTTGCCGATCACCGTTTCGTACAGCGTGTGGTGCCCCAGAACGGAGCGTCCCACGTAGGCCCGCGTCTGCGTGTGATAGGCGACGACTTGGGATTCGCCGACCCGCAGCCGGTATCCAGTCGCTTCCCACGGCTCCATGACTCGTCCGTTCTCGGCGACCGTCAGCCGGTTCCAGTCGACTCCCGCTTCGTGCTGCTCGGCATCCCACTCGTAGATCACGGGGAGGTAGAGCCCTCCCCGGCCCCGGGCGGCGACATGCAGTTGCCCATCCTGAATGCTGAATCGACCGGTCGTCGGGGTGGCCTTTTCCTGGGGGAGGTAGACCGGGCAGACCCGCAGGCGGGTGTCCTGCTGGAAGAGGGCCCACTCCCTCGTCGCCCCGTCGCTGGCAACGGTCCAGCCTTCACTCAGTGGGAGCGATGCGGAGTATTCGATCTCGGTATCGAAGGCTCGGACTTCGTCGGCCAGGAGCAGCCAGGGACGCCGCTTGGCGATCATGACGTGCCGATGCAGCGAGACGCCGGGGCGGACCAGGGCCTGGAGCTCGGCGAAATCGGCTTCGCTGTCGGAGTACCAGCAGCTGCACGTCCATTCCGCGGGACTGCGGAGCCACTCCGTGCCGAGCCGGATCCGGGCCTCCCAGGCGCCGTCAAACAGCGGCCGTCCGTCGATTCCCAGCGTCAGGCCGGGAGCCGGTCGATGAAACGCGACGACCGCGTGGGACGAGAAAGTCTCCCGCTGCGCGGCGAGCGAAGCGGAGTGGGCCCATTCGGAATGTGAGGACCGCAGCCGCCGGAGGGCCCGGGCGGTCGTCTTGGAGGGGGAGGGGAGGCGCTCGCTCTCGCCGGCCGTCTCCAGCCAGCGGAGGACCGTCCGTGTGTCGGTGGAGCGGGACAGGTCCAGCAGTCGCGACGCGGTCCGGAGCAGGCCGACCGTTTCCTTCGAATCGTTGCCGGGGAGTTGCCCCGCGTCGTTGAGGAGTCCGGTCGTCCGGACCACGAGCTGGGAGATGCGGTTCCGGGTCTGCTGCGAGAGGACCGCCGATTCGCGGAGGTGATCGAGGACCAGGCACCGCACGAGCGAGGCGAGGATCGCCGGCAGCTCGTGGAAGACTTGGGCATGAGGGGCGCCGGTTTCGTCCGTCAGGCGGTCCAGTTGACCGGCCAGTTGCTCGTCGAACGACGCCGAAAACGCGGACGCCCCTGCGATCGGCCAGTGCGTCGTGGCGAACCACCACGGCAACTCAACCCGCGAGAGGAACTCACCCAGCGAGGCAATCGCCTCGTCGGAAGCGGATGACTCGATCAGCGGCAGCCCCTCTTCACCGGTCCGGCCCCACAGGGGGAGGACGATGCGGCTGGGGAGGCTGGAGCCGAACGCCACAAGGGCGACGAACGACATGAACAGACCGGCGGGTTCGAACGCCTCCGGAGAGGCGGCCCATTCCCGGACGAGCCGGGCCGTTTCGCTCCGCTGCTGCCGGTGGGGCAGGGCGGCCGCCTCGGTCAGTGACGCCAGGAAGGCCGCCGCCGGGCCGTTGGTCTCACCTTCGAGGACCTCGACCGCGGGGCGGGCGAGCGTGAGCAGCCCCGAGGAGCCCGCCTTGCGGAGCGGCTTGGGGAGACGAGAGGAGTAGGGGGCCCGTGCCACGAGCGCGTGAACAAAATCGCGAGGAACCTGTTCCTGCGCGGCCGCCTTGAGGGCTCCCCGCACGGCCGGATCCAGCCGGAGATCCCGCAGCCAGTTGTGATCCGCGTCAAAGCGGGGCGGTGTCAGATGGGGAGCGACGGTGGAGTCTTGCATGCCGGGTTCGGGGGAAAGGTGTTCGCCGTGAGAGTATCCGATGGGGAACCGGATTCAACATCCGGTGTCTCGTCCAGGAACGGAATGGATTCCGGCGGTTCCGAGTCGTCCGTGCGATCGGTCCCCGGCCGACCGGAAGGTTGCTGCGGTGTCGAGCCGCTCCTATAGTCCGCCCTTCCCGGGCCCGCCCGTTGCCGGGGATGTGTGGAGCAATGAAGGCGTAGCTCAGTCGGTAGAGCAACGGACTTTTAATCCGTAGGTCCTGGGTTCGAGTCCCAGCGCCTTCATTTTCTTTTTTGGCCTCCGCCGGTGTCGCTGGGAGCGTGCCGATTTCTCGCCGGTGCCCGCGGCGGCCTCCGTATCGACTGGGGCCGTAAGGCGTTAGCTGTGGAGTCGAAACGCAAGAAAAACGGGATACCGGGCCGAAAAGTTCTCCAGCCTTCTTGAGGCGCGGCCGATGCATTCCAATGCATGTTGGACTGAGAATGCATTGATGGCCCAGTGGACCGGCGGCAGTTTCGTGGCAGATTCCGGCCACATCCGCTTGTCGTCCGTCCGAATCGACTGATCGACTGCCTCGCGCCACCCGGTAACGCCGGTGTGTCATGTGCAGCCTCCTTCGGCCTGCGCTTCTCGCCTCGCTTTTACCGGCCGACCGGTGGTCGCGCGGCTGTTGCAGGAGACGCCGCGCCTTGCGCACAGCGGTTGATTCGTCTTGGCCCCCGCCTTCTCTCTCCGGCGCCTGCGATCGAGCCTTTTGACGACCCGCCACCGCCCCCTTCGACGCGCGGCTGGGGGGGAAACGGTTCACCGCAATCGGGGACCGTGACGTCCAGTCGGTTGCCTTGAGGAGATGGTTTCAGTATTGCCAGCGTCTGGGCCGTTTCCATTCCGTCGGTCCGGGCGGTGTGAACGAGCCCGGCTTCTCCTCGATCGCGACCGATCGCAATGGAAGAGGCGAACCGCACGCGGTCGTTGATGAACCTGGACCGATCGGCGTCAAGGAGTTGCAGCGTGAAGTCGAGCGATCCGCTCCATCCACCTCAGATCTTCCTCATCGACCAGGATGACTCCCGGCGGACGCAGATGGCCCGCATCCTCTTCCGCGGGTTTCCGGGAGGAGCGCTGCGCGAGTTTTCCGGCCTGCCGGAACTGGCGAACGTGGAGGCGGGAACGTCGGCACTGCTCGTTGCGGCCGATGCCTGTTTCGCCTCGATCGGGACTGCGGACGAATTTACGGCTCGCTGGCGGGAAAGCCCGCTGATTCTCATCTCCACGGGGGCCGAGGGCTCGCCCGAGCGGGAACGCCTCTCGTCATGGCGATCGGATGTCGTGCGCGTTCCCGTCGCCGACGTCGCGTTCCTGCCGCGAATGGTCCACCGCGGGCTGAACGGGATGGTCTCGGCCTCATTGGTTCCGGAGAGGCCGCTGGCCCGTCTTTCCGGACAGGCGCTCGGGGGGATTGCCGACGCCGCCGATCTGCTCCTGTTCGTCCACGGCGGGGACGGAACGATTGTCGACGTGGAATGCGGCCTGGCGCTGCCGATCGCCTCGAGCGTGGAACGGCTCGTCGGTGCGACTCTCGCCGACATTCTCCCACCGGCCTCGGCCTCCGCCGTCTCCGCGGCGATCGAGGCGGTCCTGCGGGACGCGACCCCTCGCACAATCGACTATCCGGTCACGATTCTCGGTTCGCAGACCCACTTCCAGGGGCGGCTTGTCCGGCAATCCGCTACGCATGTCCTGGCGGTTCTGCGGGACATCACGCTGAAGGTCCAGGCCGCGCAGGCGATCGCCCTGTTGTCGCGGCGGGAACACCAGGTCCTCACGCGAATCATCCTGGGGGAGACCAACAAGGAGATCGCCGCGCACCTGGGGATCGGCGTCAAGACGATCGAGACGCACCGCGCCGGCCTGATGAAGAAGCTGAAGGCCCGTACGGTGGCGGACCTCGTGCGGATCGCATTTCGTGCCGAGGTTCCCGCGGAGCCGTAAGCCACGGCGATGGGGCCGGCGAAGCGAACGCCTCGACAGTTCCAGGCCGCAACGGGCTGCCGTCGCGGCAATCGCCAGAGGCTGAGGAAGCGTGCCAACCTGGCAGCTTTCTCTCGCCTCGTTTTTGTTCGTCTTTCGGAAGTTTCTTCTCCGCAAGATGTTGCGTAGCTCCGATTGTTGGGCGGCACATCCTTTGCTTCCGTCTAAGTCCTGATGAGTGTCGGGATCCCCTGACATTCGTGGCGGACACGGCCACGGTGCTGCGGAGCTGGACGAATGCGATTGTTTCGGTGGGGGAATGCGCTCGAGGCGTTTCGCGATCTGCAACAGGAGATGGATCGTCTCCTGGAGAGCGTGAATCTGGCCTCCGACGGTCTGCGATACGGGCAGCCGTACCCCCCCACGAACATCTATGACGCCGGTTCCGCGTTTCTCATCACGGTCGAGCTCCCTGGGCTGAACGCGTCGGACGTTGAAATCAGCCTCGCCAACGGCGTCCTGACAATGAAGGGGGAGCGGGGAGCCAACGAAGGTGTTCCCGGCGATCAATATCGCCGCTGCGAGCGCCCGCGGGGGAGCTGGGAGCGACAGTTCGCGTTGCCGGAACGGGTCGAGGAAGAGGGGATCCGGGCGGATCTGCGGAACGGGATTCTGGTGCTGAAGCTCCCGAAGAGTCCTTCGACGCAGCCGCGGCAGATCCCGGTCAACGGCGGAGCGGCGACGGTGGCGGGAGTATCAGGAGGAGAGGGGCAGGGCGATGTCTGAGAACATTCCATCCATGGGAGGGGCCGAGCCGGTCGATCCGCGGACCGCTCAGCGGTGGGTGCGGACTCCCCCGATCGACATCTTTGAGACCTCCGAGGGGCTCGTGCTCCGCGCGGACCTGCCCGGAGTGGCTCCGGAGTCGCTGGAACTGCAGGTGCAGGACAACCGGCTGAGTCTCTTCGGGCGCGTTCACGCGCCGCTGGAGGCCGATGCCCAGATCCTGCATCAGGAGTATCGCGTCGGGGATTTCGTCCGTTCGTTCATTCTGAGCGACGATGTCGACCACGATCGGATTCGGGCCAAGCTGGCCGATGGTGTTCTGGAGCTGACGCTTCCGCGGGCCCGCAAGGCGGAGCCGAGGAAGATCGTCGTCCAGGGGGGCGAGCCCTCTTAGGATCACGCCCGCCGGAGACGCTTCTTTGGAGGAACGGTCCGGACTTCACGAGTGTTCGATGCCGCTGACCTGTTACCTCGGAATGCCGATTGCGGTCTGGAGATTGCGATCCTCGTGGAACCGATCGGTGTCGCGGTAGAATCCGCAGAGGGTCCCAGCCTCCATGGAGCTCTCTCAACATGAATGTCCTCATCTCCGGCGCGAGTGGTCTGATCGGTGGTCATCTCGTCCCTCGGCTGGAGAGGGCGGGGCATCATGTGTTCCGGCTGGTGCGGCGGAAGCCGTCGTCGCCGATGGAGCGGCAGTGGAATCCCGATGAGCGGGTCGATCCGATCGTGCTGGACCGGATCGATTCGGTGATTCACCTGGCTGGCGAGAACATCGGCGAGGGCCGCTGGACCGAAGAGAAGAAGCGCCGGATTCGTGAGTCGCGGGTTCAAGGGACGCGGCGGCTGGCCGAGGCGA of Planctomyces sp. SH-PL14 contains these proteins:
- a CDS encoding LuxR C-terminal-related transcriptional regulator: MKSSDPLHPPQIFLIDQDDSRRTQMARILFRGFPGGALREFSGLPELANVEAGTSALLVAADACFASIGTADEFTARWRESPLILISTGAEGSPERERLSSWRSDVVRVPVADVAFLPRMVHRGLNGMVSASLVPERPLARLSGQALGGIADAADLLLFVHGGDGTIVDVECGLALPIASSVERLVGATLADILPPASASAVSAAIEAVLRDATPRTIDYPVTILGSQTHFQGRLVRQSATHVLAVLRDITLKVQAAQAIALLSRREHQVLTRIILGETNKEIAAHLGIGVKTIETHRAGLMKKLKARTVADLVRIAFRAEVPAEP
- a CDS encoding Hsp20/alpha crystallin family protein, translated to MRLFRWGNALEAFRDLQQEMDRLLESVNLASDGLRYGQPYPPTNIYDAGSAFLITVELPGLNASDVEISLANGVLTMKGERGANEGVPGDQYRRCERPRGSWERQFALPERVEEEGIRADLRNGILVLKLPKSPSTQPRQIPVNGGAATVAGVSGGEGQGDV
- a CDS encoding Hsp20/alpha crystallin family protein, which encodes MSENIPSMGGAEPVDPRTAQRWVRTPPIDIFETSEGLVLRADLPGVAPESLELQVQDNRLSLFGRVHAPLEADAQILHQEYRVGDFVRSFILSDDVDHDRIRAKLADGVLELTLPRARKAEPRKIVVQGGEPS